The following is a genomic window from Acropora palmata unplaced genomic scaffold, jaAcrPala1.3 SCAFFOLD_984, whole genome shotgun sequence.
AAGAGCAATGTGGACCTTTCGAGGGCAGTGGGCATTCGTTAGACGTTAAATGAATAATTCCCATTGTGGTTCTTTGGTAGATCCCAACAGTAACTAAGGAGCCTCTTAACAGTTGCATATTACGAATTAAACTTCAAGAGCATGTTCCATTAATATTTAAGCTTGATATTCTCTTACCCTAGGCAAGAGAGATTGTTTTCAAAGCTCAAAGTCTGTTTAGAACTCTACTCAGAGTCCTAGCGTCGAGGTCGGCAGTTTCGCAGCCACCAAAGGATCTCCAAGTACTAGGCATTGATTTCATTCTAGGACGCGAGACGACATGTGGACTCGCAAAAAGACACTTTAATACTTCAAAGGACCAGGGATTTACTCTTCCGGACAATATGAAAGAGGCATTTCATAATGTCGATTACAAAATTGTAGAATATCATGTGAGTATATGGCGTATTTTTCATCTCTgctatttctttcttgattcCTGGGACATTTAGTCCTCAGCCCTCAGTCAATTATCTTACGAATGAAGATTATCGCAGTCAGTTCTGAACGTATCCTAAGCGGTAACCAATAGAAAGTCCAAAGCATTCAAGTGTGAGACATTTTCAATATCAACTCAATAACTAAAGTTGAAAGTGGCTGAtaggtggagcactgcaccgctATCAATTAAGGCAAGAAAATGAACAAGCACAAGAACATCTgctcaaacaagaaaatgcatTTGCATTTATGCAAGTAAGTCGAGAAACGTACTGAATTCTACATATACTGCtcacggttttttttttcctcagatGATACGCTTGGATTTTAATCCCTACCCATGGGGAAATAACCACAAAAACGTCAAGTCTGAGATATTCAGCTTAGAATTCATGGACCAAAATGGTGAGGACATACTTgtaaaaggagaaaatttgGAGATTGATATAAGACTTTCCCTTGAGTCAAAAGTCAGCGCATCcaataatttctttgtcaaaCCACTGGCAATGCGCTACCACACCGTAAAGCTGGAAAACATTTCTGATTCCATGATCCTGGAGGCTGAGCCAAAGAACAAAACGCAATATATGATGACATTTGTTAAAAAGGGGGAACGCCCAACGGTAGAAAACTATGATCACCGTGCAATTGTTCCCGACTACTCGTCTTGCAGTTATGGATCGGTGGGAAGTGATTTGGTTGGCAACTGTTCTCGGAGTCCTTATGAGATTATGTCGACTGCAAATTTTAACGAAACGGGACTATTTTATGTTGGAGTGTTATACATTGACGGTGATATTTCCGACGCGAAGCCGTTTCGAAAGAAGCGTTCGTGCTTTGGACGACGAAGAATGAAAAGGGACTGTGTTGAGCCAAAACCGCCTCCTGTTAAAGGAGATGTTTATAATAGGACGCTCGTTTACAATCCTTCAACGGACCAGAATTACAGCTTAAAAGTTCGATTGTACAGCTGTTACTACTTTGTATTGACGCAGGGTGACTGGAGTAAGGCTGGTTGTAAGGTAGGCTTGTAAAGTATGTAATTTAATTGGGACAATCAGTTGTTCAGATCGGTATAGAACACGAAAAAGAGGTCACGGTGAACATCCAAACAATTGTTTTTCTAAGTGACTAACTTGAGATCCTCATGTTTCGATGTTTCGGCGCTCAGACTAATAGACCAGAAAGTCtaaattaattcaaaatttgttaTAAACTGACCTGGATATGCAAATTCTGTTCAGATTTCCCGGCCCTACATCTATGGTTCTTCCGCTCATTGCCTTAAAAGGCAATGGCAAATTAAAGTTAAACTTGTTTAAAATTATAATACTCTGGCttttttacagtttttttttccttttactgaAGCCTTAGCTTGTGCTAATTTTGTTAGGTAGGTGGTGAAACGAACGACGAAATACTGCATTGCCGATGTAACCATCTCACTTCGTTTGGAGGTGGTTTTGTAGTGGCACCAAACCCGATAGACTTAGACAAAGTATTTGATGAATTCACAAGGCTTGGAGAAACTGGGAATTATCTTGTTCTATCTGTTGTATGTAGCGTTTTTGGAGTGTATTTTGTATTATTAATTTGGGCAAGAAAAGCTGATTTACAAGACGAGAGAAAGGTACGTATCACGTAAATCAGGCAAGTCAAGTTTCATACGACTTTGCTCTCaacttctcaaactcattaataattcataaaatgAGCTACAAATCACTGCTTGTATACCACATCACGTGCATGTGTTTGGACACCCAATGAAAAACTGGATGAAAATCTTTAAATATTTAGATATTGTATCCAAATCTTTAGAGATAATGTACATAAAGGCTCCCCAAGGGCTGCTCAATTACTACGCTGTAGTGACTTTTTCCTATGCATATGTCTACAACCGGAAACaagttcatttcttttgtttagtgtGCAGCGGTGCGGTTCACGGATTGTAATAAACTTCTCGAGTAAGCACAAGTTGCAACGTTTGCTTGCACTGTTATACGGTTTGGCGCGTGCTATAATTTGCCatgtaattacgtgattgatGTTATTGTCCTTCAATGACCAGACGTATTTACTGAGTTCCGTTGAGTTTCTGGATGCTATATTTCTGAATGATGCGGTGTGATTTCTATAGCGcgttttaaaatcattttctgtTAATCCAACATAAGTTTCATGAGTGTTGTTGTCCGTTCGCGTAACTTTAGCTTGATAGATCACAGCGGCCTGTAAGCAGTTTCCATCAATGGGACATTCATCCTTTTTCCTACAATTACACGGCTTGCTCTCCTCATTCTCGGTTGCACTGTTGTTGAATAGTCTAAGcttatgtttgttttgattgtcaATGGTCTGTTTTATGTTGGGCATACAGCTATAACTGATCTTCACTTTAACGTAATTACATGACAAATTATAGCACGCGCCAAACCGTATAACAGTGCAACCAAACGTTGCAACTTGTGCTTACTCGAGAAGTTTATTTTAATCCGCGAACCGCACCGCTGCacactaaacaaaagaaatgatctTGTTTCCGGTTGTAGACATAGGAAAAAATCACTAGTATTAAACTCCTGATGAGTGAGGCAACTCACGAAACAGCGTTGTCGAGATGCAACATCTAGTCctgttttaactttccaaccaaatcattcatttatatatatataagaagaagatataacgaagagacaaatatattatatcttcttcttattcaaagctctacacttaaaagtgtattgagcactgtttcaacggcattagccactctattacacgtatatatatatatatatatatataactgactgcagacagtactgtttcggccttctgggcctcatcagtgcagtgctgatgctgagatgaaggtggagctttaaaagccacctcgagcttcccacaaatgtggtaactcagtcctgccagagtgctcgaactagagtactctagtgagcgtgcgcaattgctaaatagcaaggactagttagatatagctctttggtgtaaaaaccaaattgagcactctatttgggatgagtccttgctacttagcaattgcgcacgctcactagagtactctagttcgagcactctggcaggactgagttaccacatttgtgggaagctcgaggtggcttttaaagcttcaccttcatctcagcatcagcactgcactgatgaggcccataaggccgaaacagtactgtctgcagttggttatatatatatatatatatatatatatatttcttgtgctgaaattttggaggtcggaaaaaattttttcgcggcgtcgtcggtagagaaaatgtcacgatttgaggaggtttcacccgaagaaatcaagagaatttgTTATTTATAGCGCTGTTACCGTCGTCGTTATCGCTGTCGCAGTTCGTCTTGttcttgtctttgttttgctcgGAGAAGAATGCTTTCCAGCGTATACGTTTGATGACGCTTTCGGTTttttcaattagtttcttgatGTAAGTGTTTCTTGACGGGATAGGTATATTCTTCATTGAATAGTTGAATCTTGTTTGCTCCATTGTGGATAACGGCGATTGGCGAAAAGTGCTCTACTGTATGATAACAGGAGCGAATGTATACGTGTAatagagtggctaatgccgtTAAAATGCCGTTAAAACATTCTTCTCcgagcaaaacaaagacaagaaCAAGACGAACTGCGACAGCGATAACGACGACGGTAACAGCGCTATAAATAACAAATTCGGctttaaatcaagaaaatgtCCGCCGCAAAACGAGGAACTCAACAACTTCGAAGCTGACGTATACGACATGATTAAGAACATTGAATTCAGACAAGTACGAGACGACTTCCAAGACCAACTACAACATGATATCAGGAAAATCAACAATTCTACGAAAGCATTTATACCTGCCGACAAAACAATCAACTTCTACGAAGTGGACAAAACCACGCACGACAAGATGATCATGGACAGCATCACATCGACCTACAAGAAAGCCAACACTAACACAATCAACACTATTAACAACGAAGCCAAAAACATCGCCACTAATCTGAACATTGCCGACCGGGCAGAACGTATGGCCGAACGACAAGCTTTTATAACACTCAAGGACCATAAagacaactttcaaaacaaacccACTTGCCGACTTATTAACCCTGCCAAAAGCGAGATCGGGCGAATTAGCAAACAACTCCTGGAGATCATCAACACCACAATAAGACGAGAAACCGGCCTCAACCAATGGAAAAACTCTACATCCGTAACCAACTGGTTCTCATCCATACAAGACAAACACCAACACACCTTCGCCGTATTCGACATCGAAAACTTCTACCCTTCCATCACCGAAAAACTCCTTACTGACGCCATCACCTTTGCCAAACAGCACATTAGTATAACGGACCGTGACATTGACATTATAATGCACTCACGGAAATCCCTCCTCTTCGACAAAAACACTGCCTggattaagaaaaacaacagttcATTTGACGTCACCATGGGAAGTTACGACGGAGCAGAAGTGTGTGAATTAGTTGGCCTTTTCATCCTTAACGACCTTTGCAACGAGTACGGTAAAGATAACATCGGTCTGTATAGAGACGACGGACtcgccattttcaaacacacaTCCGGACCACAAGCTGAACGAATAAGGAAAGACATTACAAGACGCTTCAAGACTCATGGACTTAACATAACTATAcagacaaacatgaaaattgttaACTACCTGGACGTCACCTTCGACCTTACAAACGGTACCTACTGCCCTTACAGAAAGCCAAACGACCATCCACAGTACATCAACACAAAGTCCAACCACCCGCCCAACATCATAAAACAGACACCAGCATCCATCAACAGACGAATTTCCGATAACTCCTCCAACGAAGACGCATTCAACAAGGCCAAACCTGTCTACAACTCAGCTTTGAAAGCCAGCGGCTATACGGAAACACTGACctacaacaaagacaaacaaccTGCACGACCTCGACGCAACAGATAAAGAAATATCATCTGGTACAACCCTCCTTTCAGTAAAAACGTCAAGACTAACATCAgcagaacatttctcaatCTTATTTCTAAGCACTTCCCGAAACAACACAAATACCACAGCCttttcaacaagaataacGTCAAAGTTAGCTACAGCTGTATGGACAACATGAAATCGATcatcaacaaacacaacaagaaagtaactaaTGCCGACAATGACACCAACACAGATAACCAAGTACAATGCAATTGCCGTAACAAAGACCAATGCCCGCTTGACAACAAATGCCTGACCTCCAGTATAATTTACAACGCACAAGTGACTACAAACAGCGCAACCAAGAACTACATCGGACTGACAGAAGGAAcgttcaaacaaagattttcacaaCACAAAGCGACATTTAAACACAGGAAATACACGAACAGCACCGAACtctccaaatacatctggAAACTACGTGACAATAATCAAGACTTCAACATTAAATGGACTATAATCAGCCGCGCAAGAccctacaacaacatttctaagCGATGCGACCTGTGCTTAACGGAGAAACTAATGATCATTACTGCAAACCCCGACAGAATCCTAaataaaagatctgaactgatttccaaatgccgccacgaaaacaagttttacctccggaacaattgactcaaaaataatactctattagcttttttctcacacctagttttctcacacctaattgtaattagaaccgcactgccctgctttttataaacaatagacgcgtgtatatataacttgataggtttattcttcattaaatactgtctgatgagtgcgtgagcacgaaactcggagtaacagagaattttgtctcttcgttatatcttcttcttattcaaagctctacacttaaaagtgtattgagcactgttttaacggcattagccactctattacacgtatatatatatatatacatatatagtaataataataaggttgccaacactgttaaatagtgctcaatacacataagtgtagagctaaatcatagaaaggtgaggctaatgaaaccaacacatgattccctgttactccgagtttcgtgcttacgcactcatcagacagtatttaataacgaaaattcctatcacttagtttatatacaagagtgtgaaaagctattgttacttgcataattacaatggGCGTGAGTAAGCTATTTAAGGGCGTGGGTCTTGAGTAATAGTCTATTTATAGAGATGACAGTCCATTGCTCCTTAAgtagaacttgttttcatggcggcactttgagataagttcagatcttttattTAGTAGTTCGTCGGGCTTAGAGTTAattatcatcagtttttctgtcgtgCAAAGGTCGTGACCTTTGcacgacagaaaaactgatgataattaactctaagcccgacgaactactaaacaaaagatctgaacttatctcaaagtgccgccatgaaaacaagttctacttaaggaacaattgactgtCATCTCTATAAATAGACTATTACTCAAGACCCACGCCCTTAAATAGCTTACTCGCGCccattgtaattatgcaaataacaatagcttttcacacgcttgtatataaactaagtgataggaattttcgttattaaatactgtctgatgagtgcgtaagcacgaaactcggagtaacagggaatcatgtgttggtttcattagcctcacctttctatatacatatatatatatccatatatatatatatgctctgctaccacagcattgagcactttatgccaaggtagactccacgtccacatttatatatatatatatatatatatataattgcAACAACTTAACTTGGCCACTTATTGAATCTAATTGAATCTATTTTAGGTGGGCCCCCCTTTGAAAGTAAAACTTTGCAATGATGCCGCTTGCTATTACGATTTAACAATAGTGACAGGGGTTTGGAGAGACGCAGGAACAACAGCTAACGTGTTTATGACAATATATGGCACAGAAGATGTTGTAGAGGCTATCAACTTCATTAAATACGCCCCGCCAGGCAGAAAGATTTTTGGAAGAGGAAGTgtcagcaactttattttacacCTTAGGAAATCACTCGGGACGATTATTAAAATAGAGATTTGGCATGACCATCGTGGAAAAAATGCATCTTGGTTTTTGAATCAAGTTCGCATCCTGGAGAGAAGCACCGGTGAAAAATGGGATTTCTTTCATCATGACTGGCTGGCTTTACACATTGGCAAAGGAACAACCAAGATCACTCTAAAGTCAAATGATTCACACAATTATGGGCCTGGATTTAAGAACTTATTTTACTCTATGTCCTCCGTCGACCTCGCTGATCAACACTTGTGGGCCTCAATCTTTACTCGACCGCCTCGAAATCCATTTAGTCGAGTGCAGAGGACCTCTTGCTGCCTCTCTTTACTATATTTAGCGATGGCAATGAACGCGATGTTTTACCAGGTCAGTGGGGTCTCAAGTGAGGCGATTGAAATTGGTCCTCTTAAAATGTCGGTGCGAGAAGTGATAATCGGTATCCAAACTGCTCTCATAGTTGCGCCTGTAAGTATTTTTATTACTGGTTTATTTCGCTACCGAAAGACTAAAGCAGTTCCGGGAATGGAAGACAAGGACCTTTCGTCATCAGGAAAGAACGTAAAGCAGCAGTTCCTTTTACCCTATagcgttgtttttgttgcttggtttttttgcattggAATTGCAATGACCTCCGCCACAGTAACGGTATTCTATAGCCTTCATTGGGAGAAAAGTATTTCAGACCAGTGGATGGCGTCGGTTGTAATATCATTGGTAAAAGATGTCTTTATCTGGCAACCCAGCAAAATTCTAATACTTACTGTTATATTGATCCTTGTCGTTAAAAGACCCAAGCCATTGGATGAAGAAGATATTGACTACAACGGGGCACCCTTTTCAGAGGACATGAAGGAGACACGCGCATACAACATAAAACATTCTAAGTTTTTTAAGTTCGTTAGAGAATCTGTTGCATTTATGGTGTTTTACGTGTTGCTCGTGATAGTAAGCTATGGAAACAAAGGGTACGACAGATATCTCATGAATAAGGCTACTCGAGATGGATTTGAGTACTTTGACCAGGTTCGTACGGCTTGTTGTTAATTTGCTACTAGCGAAGGCTAGTCTTGAGTAGTGTTAGTGTTGTTTTTGGTCGTAAAGACAttggaaacaatttttaaaacatgaTAAGACACtaaaagaggcaaaaacattAATTCGACGACGTTTCCACGTTAGCGTAACGCTGTTATCAAGTCTAAATACTAAAGGAATAATAGGTAATAAAGAATGTTACGAAAATGAAATTATGCCAGTCTGGtaacaggagcccatcagcTGGAAATAGTTAAGTACGTACGGAATCCGTTTGTACATTCATATAGGTTGGAGTCTCTTGATGTAAAGCATTTCAAAGACTAGAAAGCAATAAAACCTGCATTGGCATTTCTTAATAAGAACTTCGAAACGGCTTTCATTCAAAAAATCGCTGCCACCGTGCGCTTCAGTAAGGTGTTTGCCAATTGCCGAAAATTTGTGTTTAGCAAAGCGTTGGAAAAGGTGTCGGGTTGTGTAACGGACATACCTCTGAACATCATTATAATTAGCTTATGCTGTTCGGAGGCATTTGTGCGATCTTAGTTATAAGACGTGCCTACCGTGCAGACAGTTTTTGGGAGTAGAAAATTAGAGCAAGCCTTAAGGAAGTCATGCCGTCCGTTGTGAATCAGCGAtgcgttgtttatcatttgtcatgtgatctgtgtgatgCATATTATGTCATCAAAAGTAGTTTTAAAGTTCTTTAGAAATGCCAAGGCAGGTTTGATTGCTTAGTCTCTGAAATTGTTTACATCAAGAGGCTCAAAACAACTTCTTGTCCGTATCCTAACGACATTGcagtaaaatattttgtttactaGTGAACAATCTAAAAGGGAACCGTTGCATGATATCTTTGAAAGCCGGAAGAAAGTTCCAAGTCAATTTTCCCTGGTCATGGTAATTGCGTTAGGGTCCTAGATACCCTGAAAAAGGAAGGCGGTGATGTCGACGCTCTCTTGTCGCAGGAAATTGTTCTCAGGCACTTTAGTTACGCGATGCGCATGGGGACAGTACAAATACCAACGGGCTGCTCGTGCTTAACATGAAAGTGAACTGTTTGTACTTGAAATAACCGTGCTGCCAGAATAgtaagtttaaaaaaagagaagtaCTAAAGCTTCACGTTTGAGGCAGACACATTACTCGCATCAAAATCTTATTTCCTCATCAGGTAAATAGTGGTGATAAGCTGTGGACATACATGCTGGGAAAGTTTGTGGAGGACTCTTATGCTGGCGAGTGGTATAATGGAAAGAGGGAAGAGACAACCGAATACATTGGGAATAAGATATCCATGCTGGTGGGAATGCCTCGCCTTCGGCAACTGAGAATAAGAGAAGGTAAGCGCCACTAATTTAGCACTTAAACTCTGAAAATTGCTGCTTTGATTGTCTagctcttttctttcttttaggtACTTGTCAAGTGGTAAAAGAATTTGAAGGTTTAATTAGCGAGTGCTACGACTATTACTCGTCTGCAGAGGAGGACACAACTCGATTGTACCTCCCACAATGGGTTCACCTGTTAAATTCACAACTAAAATGGACCAATCTAACAGACGTGTGCCCAAGACCGTGGCGCTATTTATCTGCTCAAGAGTTAAACAACTATCCGTCATGGGCACAGCACCATCTCTACGATGGTGGTGGATATGTTCTCGATCTCGGCTATGACAGACCCACTGCCATGCGTATGATGGAAGATGTAAAAGACAAGAACTGGATCGATAGGAGGACCAGGGCAGTCTTACTCGAGTTTCAAGTTATGAACTTAAACTCCAATTTAATGAGCATTGTCACTTATTACTATGAAGTTCTTCCATTTGGATTTGGACAAACATGGGAACAAATCGACACTATAAAGATCTTTAATTTGCAAAGTCTTTCCTTCGGGTTTTACTTGACTTGTCAagttctgttttttcttttagtattGATgtatataacaattattttaatgagGTTATATTCTAAGGGCTgtgcattttttaaagtggtATGGAATTGGGTAGATATTGGACAGATCTTGAGCGCAGGTCTTGCTATTGTCTTTTACGTTTTCAAATCCAAATTTTTACACGATTGCATAAGCGAGCTACGCAAGAATCCATTTGTAACAATAAGTTTTCAGTTTGCAATTCTCTGGGCAGAAATGGAAAACTTCGCATTGTCAGTAGCACTGTTTATCGCTACGTTCAAAATTCTCCGTTACATTCATCTTAACCCTCATGTACAAATTTTGGCCTGGACCATCACCTCTGCGAAACGAGACCTCGTCTCCTTTTTCGTTGTATTTGCTATCATATTTTTCGCTCATGCTCACTTTGGGTATATAGCATTTGGTAATTCGGTGTATTCATTCTCATCGCTCTTCCGCTCAATCGCTTCTGAATTTGAGCTGGCGCTTGGAAATACCAATCATGTCAAGGAGGCAAATGACGTTAGTCAAATATTGGGTCGATTGTTTACAACCAGTTTCATGCTAAGCCTTGCTGTTCTTTTAGTGAACATTTTTATCTCAATTTTAGATATAAGTCTGCATGAAGTAAAACAAGATGAAGAGAGGCTTCAGGAGGCATTCGGAATGGGAGCTTTAATAAAAGCACTTTTTTTGGGATAAAAGAAGAGAGAGGAcaattctgaaaacaaaatacgcGAGGCTGATAGAAAATTCAGTGATGTCTAGTGTGTCTAATACACCATTTTCAGGTGATGCCTCTTAAATACATTGTACAGTCTTTATATAACAAAACCTTCGGTTAAAATGAGCACTGTAGTTACATCTTGAGGATGTCCTTCTTTGTCCTTTTCTTTGTCCTGGCGTTGGCCATGGGATGGCTTTTATGTGGGATTGTAAAGCTGAAAAATTCTATGCTTCCTCATTGTAGAGTAAAGCTCTAACACACTAACGGCATTATTAAAAgtgctttcttttcaagtttgacGCTGTGTTACAAACACTCTCCTTCTCCTCCTGCCCCCCCcaaaaagagaaatgaaacaaacaaacaagcaaaaaaggtTACACcatcagaaataaaaaatagttCACTAATCTGGAATTTTGATGGCCATGAGCTCACTTCCTATTTTTGGGAGTGTGTCGTCTTCATGCTAACCATTACATGAAGCAATGTTGAatttatgagaaaaaga
Proteins encoded in this region:
- the LOC141869230 gene encoding polycystin-1-like protein 2, which encodes MSAFLASAGRNVPELSFEAMEGLPGILSIMSERVRSVAANMNAGDERFISMEAYNLLFGAAELLTVSVQASVSTEDNENPTAEQLKAREIVFKAQSLFRTLLRVLASRSAVSQPPKDLQVLGIDFILGRETTCGLAKRHFNTSKDQGFTLPDNMKEAFHNVDYKIVEYHMIRLDFNPYPWGNNHKNVKSEIFSLEFMDQNGEDILVKGENLEIDIRLSLESKVSASNNFFVKPLAMRYHTVKLENISDSMILEAEPKNKTQYMMTFVKKGERPTVENYDHRAIVPDYSSCSYGSVGSDLVGNCSRSPYEIMSTANFNETGLFYVGVLYIDGDISDAKPFRKKRSCFGRRRMKRDCVEPKPPPVKGDVYNRTLVYNPSTDQNYSLKVRLYSCYYFVLTQGDWSKAGCKVGGETNDEILHCRCNHLTSFGGGFVVAPNPIDLDKVFDEFTRLGETGNYLVLSVVCSVFGVYFVLLIWARKADLQDERKVGPPLKVKLCNDAACYYDLTIVTGVWRDAGTTANVFMTIYGTEDVVEAINFIKYAPPGRKIFGRGSVSNFILHLRKSLGTIIKIEIWHDHRGKNASWFLNQVRILERSTGEKWDFFHHDWLALHIGKGTTKITLKSNDSHNYGPGFKNLFYSMSSVDLADQHLWASIFTRPPRNPFSRVQRTSCCLSLLYLAMAMNAMFYQVSGVSSEAIEIGPLKMSVREVIIGIQTALIVAPVSIFITGLFRYRKTKAVPGMEDKDLSSSGKNVKQQFLLPYSVVFVAWFFCIGIAMTSATVTVFYSLHWEKSISDQWMASVVISLVKDVFIWQPSKILILTVILILVVKRPKPLDEEDIDYNGAPFSEDMKETRAYNIKHSKFFKFVRESVAFMVFYVLLVIVSYGNKGYDRYLMNKATRDGFEYFDQVNSGDKLWTYMLGKFVEDSYAGEWYNGKREETTEYIGNKISMLVGMPRLRQLRIREGTCQVVKEFEGLISECYDYYSSAEEDTTRLYLPQWVHLLNSQLKWTNLTDVCPRPWRYLSAQELNNYPSWAQHHLYDGGGYVLDLGYDRPTAMRMMEDVKDKNWIDRRTRAVLLEFQVMNLNSNLMSIVTYYYEVLPFGFGQTWEQIDTIKIFNLQSLSFGFYLTCQVLFFLLVLMYITIILMRLYSKGCAFFKVVWNWVDIGQILSAGLAIVFYVFKSKFLHDCISELRKNPFVTISFQFAILWAEMENFALSVALFIATFKILRYIHLNPHVQILAWTITSAKRDLVSFFVVFAIIFFAHAHFGYIAFGNSVYSFSSLFRSIASEFELALGNTNHVKEANDVSQILGRLFTTSFMLSLAVLLVNIFISILDISLHEVKQDEERLQEAFGMGALIKALFLG